From one Humulus lupulus chromosome 8, drHumLupu1.1, whole genome shotgun sequence genomic stretch:
- the LOC133794978 gene encoding starch synthase 3, chloroplastic/amyloplastic isoform X2, with product MEMALQAHRPLSYRAVFQDRQSLKLRPFLGSFPHGRISHLVQSSSWSKIRTGSGVSYQINASAAGKDFSRRKPKKVSTSGSSSKGFVPKSPAGTRTQKRDPKDDVGEKDSESPTSSELGGPNKKMLELKVNSEKHSEVEIPLEKNLDDEKREVSAENGTLGSKEETGLQQENAATEGDNVADGITSKGKEKKIIKNDNTEADKITEADKKLKQKAELKLKLEMEAELRNKEIARLAEESFSIGNKLFFYPQVAKPDQDINVFFSRSLSTLNNEADVLIMGAFNDWRWKSFTRRLNKMNLDGDWWSCEIHVPKEAYKMNFVFFNGQSVYDNNDEKDFCIPVEGGMDVFSFDEFLLEEKRRELEKLAQKEEEKERQAEEQRRIDAEKAASESDRQQARKEVEGRRESLHQLMKQAVKSVENVWYIEPSDFKGQDLVRLYYNRSSGPLAHAEKIWIHGGHNNWKDGLSIVEKLVRSETKGGEWWYAKVVVPNRAFVLDWVFADGPPQKAKVYDNNHRKDFHAIVPNSISEELYWVEEEYQIYKKLQEERRLREETKRAKAEKTALMKAKTKEKTLKRFLLSQKHIVYTDPLDVHAGSVVTVFYNPANTVLNGKPEVWFRCSFNRWTHHMGPLPPQKMSPADNGSQVKVSVKVPLDAYMMDFVFSEREDGGIFDNKNGMDYHLPVFGGIAKEPPMQIVHIAVEMAPIAKVGGLGDVVTSLSRAVQELNHNVDIILPKYDCLNLSNVKDFQFNKSYHWGGTEIKVWFGKVEGLSVYFLEPQNGLFWKGCIYGCNNDAQRFGFFCHAALEFLLQSGSHPDIIHCHDWSSAPVAWLFKEHYVHYGLSKARVVFTIHNLEFGAHAIAKAVAKSDKATTVSPTYAKEIAGNPAIAPNLYKFHGILNGIDPDIWDPYNDKFLPLSYTSENVVEGKRAAKHALQQRLGLETADLPLVGIITRLTHQKGIHLIKHAIGRTLERNGQVVLLGSAPDPRIQNDFVNLANHLHSSHARHARLCLTYDEPLSHLIYAGADFILVPSIFEPCGLTQLTAMRYGSIAVVRKTGGLYDTVFDVDHDKERAQAQGLEPNGFSFDAADTAGVDYALDRAISAWYDKREWFNSLCKTVMEQDWSWNRPTLDYMELYHAARKIT from the exons ATGGAGATGGCGTTGCAAGCACATCGGCCATTGAGTTACAGAGCTGTGTTTCAAGATAGACAGAGTTTAAAGCTCAGACCTTTTCTTGGGTCCTTTCCACATGGGAGAATTTCCCACCTTGTACAG TCTTCTTCATGGTCCAAAATACGAACAGGAAGTGGGGTTTCTTATCAAATCAATGCTAGTGCAGCTGGTAAAG ATTTTTCGAGGAGGAAACCCAAAAAAGTGTCAACTTCCGGATCTTCTTCAAAGGGATTTGTTCCAAAATCACCTGCAGGGACAAGAACCCAGAAGAGGGACCCAAAAGATGATGTGGGTGAAAAGGATTCAGAATCCCCAACATCCAGTGAACTTGGTGGACCCAACAAGAAAATGCTTGAATTAAAAGTTAATTCTGAGAAACATTCGGAAGTTGAAATTCCTCTGGAGAAGAATCTTGATGATGAAAAAAGAGAAGTATCAGCTGAAAATGGGACTCTAGGTAGTAAGGAAGAGACAGGGTTACAACAGGAAAATGCGGCTACTGAAGGTGATAATGTGGCTGATGGAATAACttctaaaggaaaagaaaagaagatcatTAAGAATGACAACACTGAAGCAGATAAAATCACCGAGGCGGATAAAAAATTAAAGCAAAAAGCTGAATTAAAGCTTAAGTTGGAGATGGAAGCAGAATTACGTAACAAGGAGATAGCAAGGCTTGCTGAGGAAAGCTTCTCAATAGGAAACAAGCTATTTTTTTACCCTCAGGTGGCGAAACCCGATCAAGATATAAATGTGTTTTTCAGTAGGAGTCTCTCTACACTGAACAATGAGGCAGATGTGCTGATTATGGGTGCTTTTAATGATTGGCGATGGAAATCTTTCACCAGGAGGTTAAACAAAATGAATCTCGATGGGGATTGGTGGTCTTGCGAGATTCATGTTCCTAAAGAAGCATATAAGATGAATTTTGTTTTCTTCAATGGGCAAAGTGTGTATGACAATAATGATGAGAAAGATTTCTGCATACCCGTGGAAGGTGGAATGGATGTGTTCTCTTTTGATGAGTTTTTGCTTGAGGAAAAACGTAGGGAACTAGAGAAACTTGCTCAAaaggaagaagagaaagaaagacaAGCCGAAGAGCAAAGACGAATAGATGCTGAGAAGGCAGCTAGTGAATCTGATAGACAACAGGCAAGGAAAGAGGTTGAGGGGCGAAGAGAATCATTACATCAGTTGATGAAACAGGCTGTAAAGTCTGTTGAGAATGTTTGGTACATTGAACCTAGTGACTTTAAAGGTCAGGACTTGGTGAGGCTGTATTATAATAGAAGTTCAGGTCCACTTGCCCATGCCGAGAAAATCTGGATACATGGAGGACACAATAATTGGAAGGACGGATTGTCCATTGTTGAAAAGCTTGTTAGGTCTGAGACGAAGGGTGGTGAGTGGTGGTATGCTAAAG TTGTTGTGCCTAATCGAGCATTTGTCTTGGATTGGGTATTTGCTGATGGACCGCCTCAGAAGGCTAAAGTCTACGATAACAACCACCGTAAAGATTTTCATGCTATAGTCCCAAATTCCATATCTGAGGAACTATATTGGGTTGAGGAGGAATATCAGATATATAAGAAGCTCCAGGAAGAGAGGAGATTAAGGGAGGAGACTAAACGTGCCAAG GCTGAAAAGACTGCACTTATGAAAGCTAAAACAAAGGAAAAAACTTTGAAAAGGTTTTTGCTGTCTCAAAAGCATATAGTTTATACtgaccctcttgatgttcatGCTGGTAGTGTGGTGACAGTTTTTTATAATCCAGCCAACACAGTTTTGAATGGAAAGCCTGAAGTTTGGTTTAGATGTTCTTTTAACCGTTGGACCCACCACATGGGTCCCTTGCCACCACAGAAAATGTCACCAGCAGACAATGGATCTCAGGTCAAAGTTAGTG TCAAGGTTCCATTGGATGCATACATGATGGACTTTGTCTTCTCTGAGAGGGAAGATGGTGGAATCTTTGACAATAAAAATGGCATGGATTACCACCTTCCTGTATTTGGGGGAATTGCAAAGGAGCCACCAATGCAAATTGTGCACATTGCTGTAGAAATGGCCCCCATtgcaaaa GTTGGAGGCCTTGGTGATGTGGTTACTAGTCTTTCCCGGGCCGTCCAAGAATTGAACCACAACGTGGACATCATCCTTCCAAAGTATGACTGTTTGAACCTCAGCAAT GTGAAGGACTTCCAGTTTAATAAAAGCTACCACTGGGGTGGGACTGAAATAAAAGTTTGGTTTGGGAAAGTGGAAGGGCTTTCAGTCTACTTTCTGGAACCACAAAATGG ACTCTTTTGGAAAGGCTGCATATATGGCTGTAATAATGATGCTCAGAGGTTTGGTTTCTTTTGCCATGCAGCTCTTGAATTTCTACTCCAAAGTGGATCTCATCCG GATATTATTCATTGCCATGATTGGTCTAGTGCACCCGTTGCATGGTTATTTAAGGAACATTATGTGCATTATGGTCTTAGTAAAGCGCGGGTTGTCTTCACGATCCATAACCTTGAGTTTGGGGCACATGCTATTGCGAAAGCTGTGGCAAAATCAGACAAAGCTACAACT GTATCTCCCACTTATGCAAAGGAGATTGCAGGAAATCCCGCAATTGCTCCTAACCTCTACAAGTTCCACGGGATACTAAATGGAATTGACCCAGACATATGGGACCCATATAACGATAAGTTCCTTCCT CTATCGTACACATCCGAAAATGTTGTTGAAGGCAAAAGAGCTGCCAAGCATGCCTTGCAACAAAGGCTTGGTCTTGAAACAGCTGATCTCCCTCTAGTGGGAATTATTACTcgcttaacacatcagaaaggaATTCATCTCATTAAACATGCCATTGGGCGTACCTTGGAGCGCAATGGACAG GTTGTTCTCCTTGGTTCAGCTCCTGATCCTCGAATCCAGAATGATTTTGTAAATTTGGCCAATCATTTACATTCTTCTCATGCTCGTCATGCTCGTCTTTGTTTGACTTATGATGAACCACTATCACACTTG ATATATGCTGGTGCTGATTTCATTTTAGTTCCCTCAATTTTTGAGCCGTGTGGTTTAACCCAACTTACTGCTATGAGATATGGTTCAATTGCTGTTGTTCGAAAAACCGGAG GACTTTACGATACTGTGTTCGATGTTGACCATGACAAAGAGAGAGCACAAGCACAGGGTCTAGAACCAAATGGATTTAGTTTTGATGCAGCTGATACTGCTGGTGTTGACTATGCTCTCGACAG AGCAATCTCGGCATGGTATGACAAGCGAGAGTGGTTCAACTCATTATGCAAGACGGTGATGGAGCAAGACTGGTCTTGGAACCGGCCGACTCTTGATTATATGGAGCTCTATCATGCAGCACGCAAAATCACTTAA
- the LOC133794978 gene encoding starch synthase 3, chloroplastic/amyloplastic isoform X1, producing the protein MEMALQAHRPLSYRAVFQDRQSLKLRPFLGSFPHGRISHLVQSSSWSKIRTGSGVSYQINASAAGKVDFSRRKPKKVSTSGSSSKGFVPKSPAGTRTQKRDPKDDVGEKDSESPTSSELGGPNKKMLELKVNSEKHSEVEIPLEKNLDDEKREVSAENGTLGSKEETGLQQENAATEGDNVADGITSKGKEKKIIKNDNTEADKITEADKKLKQKAELKLKLEMEAELRNKEIARLAEESFSIGNKLFFYPQVAKPDQDINVFFSRSLSTLNNEADVLIMGAFNDWRWKSFTRRLNKMNLDGDWWSCEIHVPKEAYKMNFVFFNGQSVYDNNDEKDFCIPVEGGMDVFSFDEFLLEEKRRELEKLAQKEEEKERQAEEQRRIDAEKAASESDRQQARKEVEGRRESLHQLMKQAVKSVENVWYIEPSDFKGQDLVRLYYNRSSGPLAHAEKIWIHGGHNNWKDGLSIVEKLVRSETKGGEWWYAKVVVPNRAFVLDWVFADGPPQKAKVYDNNHRKDFHAIVPNSISEELYWVEEEYQIYKKLQEERRLREETKRAKAEKTALMKAKTKEKTLKRFLLSQKHIVYTDPLDVHAGSVVTVFYNPANTVLNGKPEVWFRCSFNRWTHHMGPLPPQKMSPADNGSQVKVSVKVPLDAYMMDFVFSEREDGGIFDNKNGMDYHLPVFGGIAKEPPMQIVHIAVEMAPIAKVGGLGDVVTSLSRAVQELNHNVDIILPKYDCLNLSNVKDFQFNKSYHWGGTEIKVWFGKVEGLSVYFLEPQNGLFWKGCIYGCNNDAQRFGFFCHAALEFLLQSGSHPDIIHCHDWSSAPVAWLFKEHYVHYGLSKARVVFTIHNLEFGAHAIAKAVAKSDKATTVSPTYAKEIAGNPAIAPNLYKFHGILNGIDPDIWDPYNDKFLPLSYTSENVVEGKRAAKHALQQRLGLETADLPLVGIITRLTHQKGIHLIKHAIGRTLERNGQVVLLGSAPDPRIQNDFVNLANHLHSSHARHARLCLTYDEPLSHLIYAGADFILVPSIFEPCGLTQLTAMRYGSIAVVRKTGGLYDTVFDVDHDKERAQAQGLEPNGFSFDAADTAGVDYALDRAISAWYDKREWFNSLCKTVMEQDWSWNRPTLDYMELYHAARKIT; encoded by the exons ATGGAGATGGCGTTGCAAGCACATCGGCCATTGAGTTACAGAGCTGTGTTTCAAGATAGACAGAGTTTAAAGCTCAGACCTTTTCTTGGGTCCTTTCCACATGGGAGAATTTCCCACCTTGTACAG TCTTCTTCATGGTCCAAAATACGAACAGGAAGTGGGGTTTCTTATCAAATCAATGCTAGTGCAGCTGGTAAAG TAGATTTTTCGAGGAGGAAACCCAAAAAAGTGTCAACTTCCGGATCTTCTTCAAAGGGATTTGTTCCAAAATCACCTGCAGGGACAAGAACCCAGAAGAGGGACCCAAAAGATGATGTGGGTGAAAAGGATTCAGAATCCCCAACATCCAGTGAACTTGGTGGACCCAACAAGAAAATGCTTGAATTAAAAGTTAATTCTGAGAAACATTCGGAAGTTGAAATTCCTCTGGAGAAGAATCTTGATGATGAAAAAAGAGAAGTATCAGCTGAAAATGGGACTCTAGGTAGTAAGGAAGAGACAGGGTTACAACAGGAAAATGCGGCTACTGAAGGTGATAATGTGGCTGATGGAATAACttctaaaggaaaagaaaagaagatcatTAAGAATGACAACACTGAAGCAGATAAAATCACCGAGGCGGATAAAAAATTAAAGCAAAAAGCTGAATTAAAGCTTAAGTTGGAGATGGAAGCAGAATTACGTAACAAGGAGATAGCAAGGCTTGCTGAGGAAAGCTTCTCAATAGGAAACAAGCTATTTTTTTACCCTCAGGTGGCGAAACCCGATCAAGATATAAATGTGTTTTTCAGTAGGAGTCTCTCTACACTGAACAATGAGGCAGATGTGCTGATTATGGGTGCTTTTAATGATTGGCGATGGAAATCTTTCACCAGGAGGTTAAACAAAATGAATCTCGATGGGGATTGGTGGTCTTGCGAGATTCATGTTCCTAAAGAAGCATATAAGATGAATTTTGTTTTCTTCAATGGGCAAAGTGTGTATGACAATAATGATGAGAAAGATTTCTGCATACCCGTGGAAGGTGGAATGGATGTGTTCTCTTTTGATGAGTTTTTGCTTGAGGAAAAACGTAGGGAACTAGAGAAACTTGCTCAAaaggaagaagagaaagaaagacaAGCCGAAGAGCAAAGACGAATAGATGCTGAGAAGGCAGCTAGTGAATCTGATAGACAACAGGCAAGGAAAGAGGTTGAGGGGCGAAGAGAATCATTACATCAGTTGATGAAACAGGCTGTAAAGTCTGTTGAGAATGTTTGGTACATTGAACCTAGTGACTTTAAAGGTCAGGACTTGGTGAGGCTGTATTATAATAGAAGTTCAGGTCCACTTGCCCATGCCGAGAAAATCTGGATACATGGAGGACACAATAATTGGAAGGACGGATTGTCCATTGTTGAAAAGCTTGTTAGGTCTGAGACGAAGGGTGGTGAGTGGTGGTATGCTAAAG TTGTTGTGCCTAATCGAGCATTTGTCTTGGATTGGGTATTTGCTGATGGACCGCCTCAGAAGGCTAAAGTCTACGATAACAACCACCGTAAAGATTTTCATGCTATAGTCCCAAATTCCATATCTGAGGAACTATATTGGGTTGAGGAGGAATATCAGATATATAAGAAGCTCCAGGAAGAGAGGAGATTAAGGGAGGAGACTAAACGTGCCAAG GCTGAAAAGACTGCACTTATGAAAGCTAAAACAAAGGAAAAAACTTTGAAAAGGTTTTTGCTGTCTCAAAAGCATATAGTTTATACtgaccctcttgatgttcatGCTGGTAGTGTGGTGACAGTTTTTTATAATCCAGCCAACACAGTTTTGAATGGAAAGCCTGAAGTTTGGTTTAGATGTTCTTTTAACCGTTGGACCCACCACATGGGTCCCTTGCCACCACAGAAAATGTCACCAGCAGACAATGGATCTCAGGTCAAAGTTAGTG TCAAGGTTCCATTGGATGCATACATGATGGACTTTGTCTTCTCTGAGAGGGAAGATGGTGGAATCTTTGACAATAAAAATGGCATGGATTACCACCTTCCTGTATTTGGGGGAATTGCAAAGGAGCCACCAATGCAAATTGTGCACATTGCTGTAGAAATGGCCCCCATtgcaaaa GTTGGAGGCCTTGGTGATGTGGTTACTAGTCTTTCCCGGGCCGTCCAAGAATTGAACCACAACGTGGACATCATCCTTCCAAAGTATGACTGTTTGAACCTCAGCAAT GTGAAGGACTTCCAGTTTAATAAAAGCTACCACTGGGGTGGGACTGAAATAAAAGTTTGGTTTGGGAAAGTGGAAGGGCTTTCAGTCTACTTTCTGGAACCACAAAATGG ACTCTTTTGGAAAGGCTGCATATATGGCTGTAATAATGATGCTCAGAGGTTTGGTTTCTTTTGCCATGCAGCTCTTGAATTTCTACTCCAAAGTGGATCTCATCCG GATATTATTCATTGCCATGATTGGTCTAGTGCACCCGTTGCATGGTTATTTAAGGAACATTATGTGCATTATGGTCTTAGTAAAGCGCGGGTTGTCTTCACGATCCATAACCTTGAGTTTGGGGCACATGCTATTGCGAAAGCTGTGGCAAAATCAGACAAAGCTACAACT GTATCTCCCACTTATGCAAAGGAGATTGCAGGAAATCCCGCAATTGCTCCTAACCTCTACAAGTTCCACGGGATACTAAATGGAATTGACCCAGACATATGGGACCCATATAACGATAAGTTCCTTCCT CTATCGTACACATCCGAAAATGTTGTTGAAGGCAAAAGAGCTGCCAAGCATGCCTTGCAACAAAGGCTTGGTCTTGAAACAGCTGATCTCCCTCTAGTGGGAATTATTACTcgcttaacacatcagaaaggaATTCATCTCATTAAACATGCCATTGGGCGTACCTTGGAGCGCAATGGACAG GTTGTTCTCCTTGGTTCAGCTCCTGATCCTCGAATCCAGAATGATTTTGTAAATTTGGCCAATCATTTACATTCTTCTCATGCTCGTCATGCTCGTCTTTGTTTGACTTATGATGAACCACTATCACACTTG ATATATGCTGGTGCTGATTTCATTTTAGTTCCCTCAATTTTTGAGCCGTGTGGTTTAACCCAACTTACTGCTATGAGATATGGTTCAATTGCTGTTGTTCGAAAAACCGGAG GACTTTACGATACTGTGTTCGATGTTGACCATGACAAAGAGAGAGCACAAGCACAGGGTCTAGAACCAAATGGATTTAGTTTTGATGCAGCTGATACTGCTGGTGTTGACTATGCTCTCGACAG AGCAATCTCGGCATGGTATGACAAGCGAGAGTGGTTCAACTCATTATGCAAGACGGTGATGGAGCAAGACTGGTCTTGGAACCGGCCGACTCTTGATTATATGGAGCTCTATCATGCAGCACGCAAAATCACTTAA